The following DNA comes from Chondrocystis sp. NIES-4102.
ACTGTCATTCTGCCCCTTTTAAGCGACACCTACACAAAGGACTTTACGGCGCATTTATTATCGATCCTGACCCCAAACGCCATCCTGAAGCAGAGCAACAAGCGCGATCGCGATTGTTGGGCAGTTCTGAAAATAAACAGTGGCAAGAATTTTTAATGGTAATGAATGCTTTTGATACCAACTTTGATGAAGAAAACGAATTCTATGCCGTCAATACAATTCCCCACGAATTTATGAAACGCCCCCTCCGTATCGAACGAGATCGCCCCGTGCGAGTTTATTTAATTAACGTGACGGAGTTTGACCCAGTTAACTCTTTTCATCTTCACGGTAATTTCTTTGACTATTACGATAGTGGAACGACCCTAACGCCTACTCTTCGCACCATCGATACCGTGATGCAGTGCCAGGGACAGCGAGGTATTTTAGAATTTTCCTTCAAAGAACACGCCCCAGGACAGTATATGTTCCACGCCCATCAGTCAGAATTCCTCGAACTCGGCTGGATGAGTGCCTTTGAGGTGGTGGCATGAAAAAAACTTGGTTGTGGGCTGTTTTGCCATTGGTAGCACTAGTTACTTCGATTATTATTTTCCTTTCTACCAATCCCCTCAGTCCTTTAGGCATTTCTGCACCTCCTCTAGAAAATCTGACTATAGAGCGAACTGTCTTAGGCGATCGCGCTATTTCCTTGTTAGTTAGGGCGGAAGGTTCAGAACCGATGCAGATTGCTCAAGTGCAGGTAGATGGGTCTTACTGGACGTTCACCCAAAAGCCTCCAGGTGCTTTACCTAGACTCTCAACTGCTTGGATCGATCTGCCCTATCCTTGGGTAGAAGGCGAAACCCATCATCTTAACTTGATTACTAATACGGGAGTTGGTTTTGAACATACTATAGATGTAGCTGTAGCTACGCCTCAATTTTCCTTGAGCCGTCTTTGGGGTTTTACTTTACTCGGATTATACGTTGGGGTCGTACCTGTAGGGCTGGGAATGCTGTTTTATCCATCCCTCAAAACTTTAGGTGGGGAAGGAATGAAGTTTATTCTCGCTTTAACCTTGGGAATGCTGGCTTTTCTTTTGCTAGATACCCTGGAAGAGGGATTAAAACTAGCTAACAGTGCAGCTAATGCTTTTGCGGGCAGCATTTTAGTTTGGGCGATCGCAGCTATCTCTTTTTTGACAATTTTAACTATTGGTCGCAGTCGAGGTAAAGCTCCTGAAGGACAAAGCCTATCTACTTACCTATCTTTCAGTATCGGCATTCATAATTTAGGAGAAGGACTAGCAATCGGTACGGCTTTTGCTGTCGGAGAAGCTGCCCTCGGTTCGCTTTTGGTAGTTGGTTTTACTTTGCACAACTTAACAGAAGGAATTGGTATTGCTGCACCTTTGGTTAAATCTAAACCGACCTTCATTACTTTTTTAGGCTTGACTGCTTTAGCGGGACTACCTGCGGTATTAGGAACTTGGCTGGGCGTTTTTGCCTTTTCTCCTCACTGGGCGGCAATATTTATGGGCATTGGTGTAGGGGCAATTTTACAAGTAATTGTAGAAGTTGGTTCGTATTTGGCACGTACCGCTAGTAAAATTGGTGGTACTTGGTTATCTAAGATTAGTTTGGCAGGATTTAGTGCGGGATTGATAGTAATGTACGGTACGGCATTGCTTGTTAACTTCTAAAGCGTAAAAGAAGTCTGATGTCAGATTAATTCTGTGTTCTGTTACTAGAATGGTATTGAGAGGTAATTTTCTTGTTCTAAGTTACAGCAAGAACAATCCAGCCATGAAATCGATGAAGACATCAGGCATTATCATGGGGAGGACACGTGGGGCGAATCGAATTCGCGAGACTGAGATGTCCCTGATGACATTAACTTTTGGAGGATTGTCGGTTTTTGTCAGACCAGCTTTAGCCATTTCTCCTACTCAGTAGCAATCGGCAATTTTTGCCGTTCGCATGAATGCTGAAAACTTGTTCGCTCGCGGTACAGAGAAAATTGCTCGCGGTGATTACCAAGGGGCAATTGCTGACTTCGAGCGCGTTATCGCACTCAATCCGAATTACATTGAAGCTTATTGTAATCGAGGAATGGCGTACTTTGGCTTAGGAAATTTAGTCTGACCAGGAATGATTAATGTATCTAAAAATCAATGTCAATCTTGGAAGCTGGATTGTTCTCCTGAGAATTGAGAACATGAGTATAGACGGCAGTGTAACTTGAACCATAAAATGGGAATAATAGAAGCATAAAATGAGACT
Coding sequences within:
- the zupT gene encoding zinc transporter ZupT; this translates as MKKTWLWAVLPLVALVTSIIIFLSTNPLSPLGISAPPLENLTIERTVLGDRAISLLVRAEGSEPMQIAQVQVDGSYWTFTQKPPGALPRLSTAWIDLPYPWVEGETHHLNLITNTGVGFEHTIDVAVATPQFSLSRLWGFTLLGLYVGVVPVGLGMLFYPSLKTLGGEGMKFILALTLGMLAFLLLDTLEEGLKLANSAANAFAGSILVWAIAAISFLTILTIGRSRGKAPEGQSLSTYLSFSIGIHNLGEGLAIGTAFAVGEAALGSLLVVGFTLHNLTEGIGIAAPLVKSKPTFITFLGLTALAGLPAVLGTWLGVFAFSPHWAAIFMGIGVGAILQVIVEVGSYLARTASKIGGTWLSKISLAGFSAGLIVMYGTALLVNF
- a CDS encoding TPR repeat-containing protein: MNAENLFARGTEKIARGDYQGAIADFERVIALNPNYIEAYCNRGMAYFGLGNLV